A stretch of the Aphis gossypii isolate Hap1 chromosome 2, ASM2018417v2, whole genome shotgun sequence genome encodes the following:
- the LOC114121956 gene encoding protein LLP homolog: protein MAKSIRSKWRRKMRAIKRIRYGVKELDRLKNMLVNAGEIEVKEGGEIEHVCLVKAKNEEAEKIQQEKEEKSKVDKTAESVKETPKKVQHPTWLRKKEYKKYIRSYRKQQSINAKRIKGSIKKKSNTEKKL, encoded by the exons ATGGCCAAAAGTATAAGAAGTAAGTGGCGCCGGAAGATGAGGGCTATCAAACGGATCAGGTATGGCGTGAAGGAACTAGACAGATTGAAGAATATGCTGGTGAACGCCGGAGAAATAGAAGTCAAGGAAGGCGGTGAAATTGAACATGTTTGTTTAG ttaaagcTAAAAATGAAGAAGctgaaaaaattcaacaagAAAAGGAAGAAAAATCCAAAGTGGACAAAACTGCAGAATCTGTAAAGGAAACACCAAAAAAAGTTCAACACCCAACTTGGCTAAGAAAAAAggaatacaaaaaatacataagaaGTTATAGAAAACAACAGTCTATTAACGCTAAAAGAATAAAAggatcgattaaaaaaaaaagtaacactgaaaaaaagttgtaa
- the LOC114121937 gene encoding transmembrane protein 208, which produces MAPQKGKIGTKGQKQILEENEATLKFYRNMIAAVSAIYIIVQLAFGNVFSLTNIFLYALVIASHGGSYKFMAYMSAAKFTENGQLLDAGTDLNMEGGLAEYTKDLIILTSGCQLLSLISNYFWLLWLLAPGQAFWVLWKNFLGPYFMQKAPEDNSPEVNEKKQKKLERRRKRQQNVRF; this is translated from the exons ATGGCG CCCCAAAAAGGCAAAATTGGCACTAAGGgccaaaaacaaattttagaaGAGAACGAGGCTACATTGaagttttatagaaatatgatTGCAGCAGTTAGCGCTATATACATCATAGTTCAATTGGCTTTTGGAAATGTTTTTTCTCTTACAAACATT tttttatatgCTCTTGTTATAGCATCACATGGgggtagttataaatttatggcATATATGTCAGCTGCTAAATTTACTGAAAATGGTCAGTTACTAGATGCTGGTACAGATCTCAACATGGAAGGAGGTTTAGCCga gtATACGAAggatttgattatattaacatcGGGTTGCCaattattatcacttatttctaattatttttggcTTCTGTGGCTCCTA gcACCTGGTCAAGCATTCTGGGTATTATGGAAAAACTTTTTAGGACcttattttatgcaaaaagCACCAGAAGATAATTCACCAGAAGTAAatgagaaaaaacaaaaaaaattggaaaggAGAAGAAAACGGCAGCAAAATGTACGGTTTTAA